DNA from Onthophagus taurus isolate NC chromosome 2, IU_Otau_3.0, whole genome shotgun sequence:
GCATTATCTGCAGTAGgcgaagaaagaaaaaaagatcACAACAGACACAGCTCAGAAACACGACATAGAGATACAAGAGAATATGAGAAGGAACGAGATAAACGATCTAGCAGAGATAAGCATATTgaaaaagatgaagaagaagaagaatatcATAAACATCGTAAAAGACATCATAGACATGATGATGAAGAACCTGAACTACCATTAGAAGAAGAATATTATCGCACACATCACAGACATcatgaaaaagaaagaaatagaGATATTTCACCTCCACAGAGAGAACACAAACACAAAAGACATTCACTTGAATATGATGAGGACGAATTCGAACGTCGACGAaaaatttacgaaaattaccaaaaatacATAAGACGTCATTCGGAAGAAAGAGACCAAAGGTATAAATCGGGTAAACATCACTATGACAACAACGATTATAGAACACTTCGCCATAGAAGCGACGATAATCCATATAGAAGTGATCATACTGATAAACTGAAAAAGCATGACAAATATAAGTACGAAAGAGAACATAAGAGATATGATAGCCCAGAAGAAAAGATGCTGGAAGATCATTCGGGACATCGCCATCGATCGAGATCCAGTAGAAGTGGTAAATATCCAGACGATGAAGATTATGAGATGATTGAACGGTTAGAAAGATATATTATGGAGAAAAAGATTGGAAACACAACGGTGAAACATCATAAAAGTAGGCAGGATAGACACGACGATGAAAGTCCCAAGTGTTTCTTGTACTCTAATCACAACACTACAAGAGTTGCATCAACAGATCATTTTCCTGTAGATAACAGAAGATCATCATATACTTGCCATCACGTGGTATTCGAAAGAGAAAATAAACGAAAGAGCCCGAAAAGAACCAAGTCTAAACAAATCCAATATGACGAAGATGACGTTGATACCCCACTTATAcaagaaaatactaaagaaCTTCCAGAGAGAGATGTCGATAAAGCAGAACAAAACGTGGAGACGCCACAAATTCAAACTACAGCAACCAGCTCGCAAAAACTTTTGATTGAACAAGAAATCCAATGTGTGCAGGTAGAAAAGAAATCTCAAGCAAGCGAAACAAAGGTGATTTCAAGAATAACACCTTTAAAATTACCAAGaccaaaaagtaatttaaaacaagagAAAAAATCAACTCAGTCAAGTACCTTATGTTGTAAACCAAACAAGCCTGACAGCGCGAATGCTTCACCAGTTTCAGGAACGAAAAAAACAGTGGCTATTAATAAACCTGATTCTCAAAATAATCGCAAACAACTCAAGCGCAAAAATGAATCAGCCGAAACTGTGAGACCAAAAAATCGGAAAGACCGCTCCTCGCCTGTaccaaataaaaaagaaccaaaaaaatatactaaaaataaatgtcaTGATGCTTCAAAATCGCCATCATTACTTTCTACTATTAGCCATATGGAAGAAAgagcaataaaaacattagaaGCGCTTAAAGATgcagaaaaaattataacaaataaaaaaatgtttgagaaATCTCCGTCTGTTCAAAATAGCGccataataaaagaaataaaaaaagaaccaGAAATTAAGATAAACACTGATGATGTCAAAAAATCGGTAGTGACGAAAATAACCAGTTTTCATCAACAGCATCAGGAGGAACTTGAACATAAACTTTTACTACTTAAACTACAAGAATTGGAACGAAAACAAAGTCAGctacaacaaaaatatgcTAATAACAGAGTACAAGGAAAGCGTGATTCAAATAACACTTTAGCCAGTAAAAAAGCGTCAAAATCTccaattgaaaaaaatgatttgaataAAGATAGTGATTTAGccacttttaatttatatttaactgataaaataactaaagatACCGATAAATTATCTCCAAATTCAAGCGATTTATatggaaaattaaagtttcgtGATATTGAAGAATACTCTAATTCGCCAAATACGAAACAAACAAAACATGCCCCTATAAAACGAATTAAATGGAAAGGTAATGAAGAAAAAGACGATTCTGATTGGTTAGATGTAAGATATGAAGATATAATTGTTGATAGGAGAT
Protein-coding regions in this window:
- the LOC111425894 gene encoding uncharacterized protein DDB_G0283697-like — translated: MAKPKSKAKFLYAIGKERGNSSWSENSSTESERSILTVNPEGLRHNSEVLKRQRHYQEFKRLYYSRLKSKERRDGRKHDVQAKWIEAVAAARRKESSDKIPIRRMTSSKISHRQKSYIDKIVSKYQHAPTSKKSSCESIKLMYAALSAVGEERKKDHNRHSSETRHRDTREYEKERDKRSSRDKHIEKDEEEEEYHKHRKRHHRHDDEEPELPLEEEYYRTHHRHHEKERNRDISPPQREHKHKRHSLEYDEDEFERRRKIYENYQKYIRRHSEERDQRYKSGKHHYDNNDYRTLRHRSDDNPYRSDHTDKLKKHDKYKYEREHKRYDSPEEKMLEDHSGHRHRSRSSRSGKYPDDEDYEMIERLERYIMEKKIGNTTVKHHKSRQDRHDDESPKCFLYSNHNTTRVASTDHFPVDNRRSSYTCHHVVFERENKRKSPKRTKSKQIQYDEDDVDTPLIQENTKELPERDVDKAEQNVETPQIQTTATSSQKLLIEQEIQCVQVEKKSQASETKVISRITPLKLPRPKSNLKQEKKSTQSSTLCCKPNKPDSANASPVSGTKKTVAINKPDSQNNRKQLKRKNESAETVRPKNRKDRSSPVPNKKEPKKYTKNKCHDASKSPSLLSTISHMEERAIKTLEALKDAEKIITNKKMFEKSPSVQNSAIIKEIKKEPEIKINTDDVKKSVVTKITSFHQQHQEELEHKLLLLKLQELERKQSQLQQKYANNRVQGKRDSNNTLASKKASKSPIEKNDLNKDSDLATFNLYLTDKITKDTDKLSPNSSDLYGKLKFRDIEEYSNSPNTKQTKHAPIKRIKWKGNEEKDDSDWLDVRYEDIIVDRRFNYGTDSSENNLTGDECDRHHKTAMDWNDTIQEEETTVSIPNLIELKEEVVVDSNVDKAMEACREKLVEEIRKIILEPLSLLKSDSSLRDQMDQKNGSVPTSVHPNLISKDNISKSKLPIRVDSNLRKVAVSDVKDESDYNAEKLIDIYHENGYDNEELLETLQKVIDYQKIPTACVTPRRKADSKPKNKQSAFQKVKKMIVGDKKRDHKKINSKKQTAHETVTQTCTNPSPEEETLRQAINLFNIHKSTLSLVHGEISHLEEKISELLKKREKSKEKISRIPRRIC